A region of the Sulfolobales archaeon genome:
ACTATGTATAGCCCTCTCTGGATCGAATATGTATAGCCCTCAGCATTAAACCATATATCGATCCTATCTATAACCTTAACATCCTCCTCGATCTTCCCATCATTGGCTACAACTGCTAGATATTTTGAATCAGGAGACCAGGAGAAGCTATTAACACCTAGATCGAATATCGTTATAAGCCTCGGCTGACCCCCAATCCTCGATACCCAGATCTCAGCCCCTCTCGATTCTTCCTTCAAGGTTCTCCTCGATATGAAGGCATACCTCTTCCCATCAGGTGCCGGTGCTGGGCATTTATCATATACACCGTTTTCTATCGGTGTGTACTCCATAGTTGCTAGGTCTAGGAGCCATATGCTCGACTCATATCTATCCCTCTCAAGGGAGATCCTTGTTACTGTGAAAAGGGCTTTGGATTTATCGGGGAAGATCGATGGGTTCGATACTAGCACTATGTTAGAGAGATCCTCAGGCTTTAAATCACGCTGCATAATGCCACCAGCTATATGGTGGAAGGGATGTTTATAAAACTATTGTTTAGCTATCTATAGGCTAAAGCTATACTCTTTAACCCTAACCGTGGTTAGGTTTGGTCTCCCTATAACTGGTCTATTGGAGCATGAGACAACCCCTGAATCATCTATATAGTAGTATTTACAGTCCTTGCTCTTTGGAAGGGGAGACTCTATTATTACGAAGACCCTCTCGGATAGTGGTGATAGTGCGAAGCACCCGCTCTCAACACAGGTTATAGTAACTAGTGGGAAGCCCGGGGCTACTCTGCTTAGCATGAATAGCACCATGTCCTCGAAGCTCTCAAGCTTGATCCTTATATGGGGGTGGGTGATCTGACTGCTCATCTATATCCACCTCTATCTAATCTATATCCCTAGGCTATATATTGATACTAAGAGACAGAGGCGCTATATTCAGTGGCTTTAGATGATGCTCTGCTGTGAAGATATCTTAAACCCCATGTAAGCGATGATCTCCTTAGTCCGAGGAGGTGTAGGTTGCTTATATTCACATTTTTAAGGTGTTTCTTCGCAGCCTCATAGCACTCGAAAACCTGTTTCGCAGGGGTTGGCGGGATATCGTTCATCATGAAGTCTGGGTGGAATACTAGGAGGTTATATGGTATTGTATCATCTAGGCTTGCTATGAACTCTGCTATTGCCTCCACCTCTTCAGCATCTATATAATGTGGCACTAGGAGGGTTGTTGCTCCGAGCACAGGTACCTCTGGTCTTTTATGGTAGAATTCTCTGTAGACTAGTTCGAAGTTCTCTAATACCCTCTTGTTATCCATTCCAGTTAGTATTTTGTGGAGTGTTGAGTCAAAGGCTTTTAGATCGAATTTAACGTTTCCCCCACTCTCGACCACATATTCCATAGCTCTTCTAACCAGCCATGGGTTTCCATCTCCATTCCATTCATAGCATATCCTAAGGATCCTCTTGCTCGGCTTCTTCTCGAGTATGAGTCTCGAGGCTTTTATTGCGAATGGTAGCTGGGGCTCTGCTGATCCTCCGAACCAGCACCAGCATGAGATCTTCTCGTTTCTCAGTGTTAGCTCCACGATCTCGTTTACATGTACCGCCCTTGCCATATTGAGCTC
Encoded here:
- a CDS encoding radical SAM protein — its product is AWFCPAGTGCGFPTYSYTQGPEKGYYNLALFFYGCSFNCLFCQNWTHKELNMARAVHVNEIVELTLRNEKISCWCWFGGSAEPQLPFAIKASRLILEKKPSKRILRICYEWNGDGNPWLVRRAMEYVVESGGNVKFDLKAFDSTLHKILTGMDNKRVLENFELVYREFYHKRPEVPVLGATTLLVPHYIDAEEVEAIAEFIASLDDTIPYNLLVFHPDFMMNDIPPTPAKQVFECYEAAKKHLKNVNISNLHLLGLRRSSLTWGLRYLHSRASSKATEYSASVS